The DNA window TAGATGTGCGCATAAACCACTCAAGAGTGATGAGGTTGTAAGTTCCATCCGGTTTTTGCGTCACCGCCAGCGCCACTTTGGCAGGCAGATGCACCTTGGCATAGGCAAACGGCAAGTCTACTAATTTCATGTTTTATCGGGCTCCTCGGATTTTTAGATATATACATTCTAATTGATCTTTGACCGCAGGCAAGCTTCGTCAAGAATCCGCATCCATACACAAATCTGTTGACTGGATAAGCATGGGTGGATTTTATGGCGTCTTAATGTTTCAAATACCAAACTCGTCGATATCAAGGAGATATGAAATGCGTAGATTCCTGAACCTAACGATTTTAGCCGTGCTCCTCATCGGAGGATGCGGCAAGGTCTTGCAATCCGAAAAGACAAAAGTAACCTTCTGGCACGGACTAAGCGGTCCTTTGGGAGATACCCTCAACGAGATGATCCGAGAGTTTAACCGCACCCACGACGATATCGAGGTCGTCGTCAATCCGATCAGCAGCTACGCCGCTCTCTCCCAAAAACTGATGGCATCGATTCAAGCAAAAAAGCAGCCGGACATCGCCCAGGTCTTTGAATCATGGACGGCGAAATACGTCGATGCCGGAGTTTTGGTACCCATCGATGAGCTCATCGCCGCGGACGCAAACTTTGGCGAGGCAGACCTGGCGGATATGTATCCCGTCTTTCTCAAATCAAACACCTACAAGGGGAATATCTGGTCTTTCCCCTTCAATAAAAGCGTGCGTGCCTATTTCTACAACAAGGACGATTTTTACCGCGCCGGACTCGATCCCAACTATTTTCCGCGAACTTGGGATGAGTTTCGCCGTTATTGTTCGATGCTCACTCACGAAGCCGAAGGAGACAAGCGAAAGCGCTATGGAACGAATTACAACGTGAACGAATGGCAGTTTGTGAACCTCCTCCACCAAGCGGGCGGAGCTATCATCGACAATAACGAACGCCCCATCCTCAATAGTCCTTACGGCGTGGAAGCGCTCACATACATCACGGATATGATGTACAAGGACAAATCCGTCTATCTCGTGCGCGAATACGAAGGCCAAAACGACTTCCTCGCGGGAATTGTCGCCATGTATGAAGGCTCCAGCGTTTCCATCACGCACATGCGCCAGCAGCCGATCAATTTCAACATCGGTTATGCCCCGCTACCCACCTTCAGAACAAACAAAAGCGCCGTCAGCGGAGCAAACATCGTCATCTTCAAAAGCGGAGATACCAAACGTGAAAAAGCAGCCTGGGAGTTTATCAAATGGTTCACAGCCACCGAACAGACCGCCAAGTGGAGCGCAAAAACCTGCTATATGCCGGTGCGCCGTAGCGCCATGCAAAGCCCGGTGATCAAAAACTTTCTGCTCGAATTTCCTCAGTTCAAAGGCATCTACGATCAACTTGAATATGCCGTCTTCGAACCCCAAAACCCTGCCTGGTTTAAAGCCAGACCGGAGCTCAAGGGCTATCTTGAACAAGCGATCACGCAAAGACTCTCTCCGAAAGAAGCCCTCGATCAGGCAGCGGACAAATTTGCCCAACTCATCGCCGCAGGGAAAAAGTAATCTCCCAAAGGAATCGAGCCACATTTTAGCAGTCCGCTTTCACGACTGCTAAAATCTGCTTGACAAAATCACCCGCCCGTCTATCTTATCTCTAAAAATGATACTCACCCAACAAGGAGATCCGAACATGGCAGACAAGAAACAAGAAAAGGGAAGCCTGAGCATACATACCGAGAACATCTTCCCCATCATAAAAAAGTGGCTTTATTCTCAACACGATATCTTTTTGCGCGAGCTGATCTCAAACGCCGTGGACGCCATCAACAAACGCAAGTATGCAGACGAAAACTTCCTCGAAGCGGACATGAAAATCGAGGTCAAACTCGACCCCAAAAAGAAAAGCATCGAACTGACCGACACCGGCATCGGCATGAACGCCGACGAGATCCGCAAATACATCAACCAGATCGCCTTTTCCGGAGCCGAGGAGTTTATCAACAAGTTCAAAGACGTGCAGACGAACATCATCGGGCATTTCGGACTGGGCTTCTATTCCTCCTTCATGGTGGCGGAAAAAGTCACCATCGATTCCCTTTCCTCCGCCCCGGACAGCGTTGCAGCCTATTGGGAATGTGACGGCAGCACGGAATATGTCATGAAAGCCGGCAAACGCAAGGAGGTGGGCACCACCATCACCGTCCATTTGAACGAGGATTCTGCCGAATATGCCGAAGAGACCAAGATCAAAGGCATCTTGGAGCGCTACTGCAATTTCATGCCCTACCCGATCATCTTCTCCGGCAAGCAGATAAACCAAAAGGAAGCGCTGTGGAACCGCAAGCCCAAGGATGTCACCAAAGAAGAATATATCGAATTCTACAAAAAAGTCTTTCACGACTATTCGGATCCAGTCTTCTGGATCCATCTGAATGTGGATTTTCCCTTCAGCCTCAAGGGCATCCTCTATTTTCCAAAGTTGCGCAACGAGCCGGATTTCTTCAAAGGAGAGGTCAAGCTCTATTGCAACAACGTCTTCGTGGCGGACAACCTCGAGGATATGATCCCAGAGTTTCTCCTCTTGCTCAAAGGCGGGATCGACATTCCAGAAATACCTCTGAACGTCTCCAGGAGCTTTCTGCAAAACGATTCTCAGGTGCAGAAGATCAGCAAATACATCGTCAAAAAGGTCTCCGATCACTTCACCGAGACCTTCAAAAATGACCGTAGGAAATACGAGGAATATTGGGAAGACATCAATACCTTCATCAAGTTTGGCCTGCTCAAGGAAGACGATTTCTTCGACGCGATGAAAGATATCGTCATCTTCAAAACCGCCGCCGGAGACTATGTCAACGTGGAGGAATACAAAGCCCGCAACTCAGCTACCGAGGGCAAGACCAAGATCTGGTATGCCGCCGGAGAGGACACTCAGGTGAGCTATCTCAACCTCATGAAAGAACAGGGCATCGAGGTCGTTTTTCAAACCTCACCGCTGGATACCCATCTCTTTCAACGCCTGGAAGCCAAGCTGGAAAACATCGAGTTTATCCGCATTGATTCCGAGGTCAACGACTTGCTTGTGAACAAGGATAAGACCGAGCTCGTCGATCGGGACAACCGCAAGGATTCCGACAAGCTCAAGGAGATCTTCTACAAAGCCTTGAATCAATCCGTGGAAGCCTCCTTCGGCAAGGAAGCCTATGGCGAATACATCAAGAAATTCCCCCAGGCAGCGAGTCTGCTCGCCCCATACATCATCCAAAAGGAAGAGCAATCCATCCTCAAACCTTATGACATTCCCTTCTTTGTGCGTGAGGAACTGGGTAGCGAAGCGCTCGAAGAGATGTTTAAGCATGTTTACACGGAACTCACCATCGAGGTCAAAAGTCTGAAATCGGCTGAAATCCCCTCGATGATCGTCTTCAGCGAATATATGCGCCGCTGGCACGACATGGATGCGCTCAACCGCTCTGCCAACGCGGACATGCTCAAGTATCACACCCTGGTCGTCAATCAGGAAAATCCCGTCATCAAGAAGATCATGGAGCTGGAAGCAGACGGTAAAAAAGACGAGGTCAACACCCTTTGCTCCTACATCCAC is part of the Candidatus Cloacimonadaceae bacterium genome and encodes:
- a CDS encoding ABC transporter substrate-binding protein: MRRFLNLTILAVLLIGGCGKVLQSEKTKVTFWHGLSGPLGDTLNEMIREFNRTHDDIEVVVNPISSYAALSQKLMASIQAKKQPDIAQVFESWTAKYVDAGVLVPIDELIAADANFGEADLADMYPVFLKSNTYKGNIWSFPFNKSVRAYFYNKDDFYRAGLDPNYFPRTWDEFRRYCSMLTHEAEGDKRKRYGTNYNVNEWQFVNLLHQAGGAIIDNNERPILNSPYGVEALTYITDMMYKDKSVYLVREYEGQNDFLAGIVAMYEGSSVSITHMRQQPINFNIGYAPLPTFRTNKSAVSGANIVIFKSGDTKREKAAWEFIKWFTATEQTAKWSAKTCYMPVRRSAMQSPVIKNFLLEFPQFKGIYDQLEYAVFEPQNPAWFKARPELKGYLEQAITQRLSPKEALDQAADKFAQLIAAGKK
- the htpG gene encoding molecular chaperone HtpG, with protein sequence MADKKQEKGSLSIHTENIFPIIKKWLYSQHDIFLRELISNAVDAINKRKYADENFLEADMKIEVKLDPKKKSIELTDTGIGMNADEIRKYINQIAFSGAEEFINKFKDVQTNIIGHFGLGFYSSFMVAEKVTIDSLSSAPDSVAAYWECDGSTEYVMKAGKRKEVGTTITVHLNEDSAEYAEETKIKGILERYCNFMPYPIIFSGKQINQKEALWNRKPKDVTKEEYIEFYKKVFHDYSDPVFWIHLNVDFPFSLKGILYFPKLRNEPDFFKGEVKLYCNNVFVADNLEDMIPEFLLLLKGGIDIPEIPLNVSRSFLQNDSQVQKISKYIVKKVSDHFTETFKNDRRKYEEYWEDINTFIKFGLLKEDDFFDAMKDIVIFKTAAGDYVNVEEYKARNSATEGKTKIWYAAGEDTQVSYLNLMKEQGIEVVFQTSPLDTHLFQRLEAKLENIEFIRIDSEVNDLLVNKDKTELVDRDNRKDSDKLKEIFYKALNQSVEASFGKEAYGEYIKKFPQAASLLAPYIIQKEEQSILKPYDIPFFVREELGSEALEEMFKHVYTELTIEVKSLKSAEIPSMIVFSEYMRRWHDMDALNRSANADMLKYHTLVVNQENPVIKKIMELEADGKKDEVNTLCSYIHDLSLLEQKPFNGKELKSFIAKANRILNYL